From Salvelinus sp. IW2-2015 linkage group LG2, ASM291031v2, whole genome shotgun sequence, one genomic window encodes:
- the LOC111975273 gene encoding transcription factor Sp9-like, translated as MATSILGEEPRFGTTPLAMLAATCNKIGNTSPLTTLPDSSAFSKGGFHPWKRSSSCNLGSSLPGFTVATSRGSTGLTSTTGTGNSAFCLASTSPTTSAFSTEYSSLFSNSASISSQESGQSAFISKVHTSAETLYPRVGMAHPYESWYKSGFHSTISGDVTNGASAWWDVHTNPGSWLEVQNPASSLQTSLHSGTPQAIHSQLSGYNPDFSTLTHSAFSSTGISPTASHLLSTSQHLLTQEGFKTVIPTYTDASAANAMISGSSSGSSRSSRRYSGRATCDCPNCQEAERLGPAGASLRRKGLHSCHIPGCGKVYGKTSHLKAHLXWHTGERPFVCNWLFCGKSFTRSDELQRHLRTHTGEKRFACPVCNKRFMRSDHLSKHIKTHTAGGEGKKGSDSDTDTSNLETPRSESPELILDGVNPRIKDPSPHDEH; from the exons ATGGCTACGTCTATACTTGGG GAAGAACCACGATTCGGAACTACACCTCTAGCTATGCTGGCTGCTACTTGTAACAAAATTGGCAATACCAGTCCCCTTACTACTCTACCTGATTCCAGTGCTTTTTCAAAAGGCGGATTTCATCCTTGGAAAAGATCCTCTAGTTGCAACTTGGGATCCAGTCTCCCTGGATTCACTGTAGCAACAAGCCGCGGATCGACCGGACTAACATCAACTACTGGCACAGGCAACAGCGCGTTCTGCTTAGCCTCCACTTCCCCGACCACCTCTGCGTTTTCCACAGAGTACAGCAGTCTGTTTTCCAACTCAGCGAGCATTTCGTCTCAAGAGTCTGGGCAATCAGCCTTCATTTCCAAAGTCCACACATCAGCAGAAACCTTGTACCCGAGGGTAGGGATGGCACATCCGTATGAGTCGTGGTACAAGTCTGGTTTCCATTCAACCATCTCGGGCGATGTTACTAATGGGGCGTCCGCGTGGTGGGACGTTCATACCAACCCTGGCTCATGGCTCGAGGTCCAAAACCCTGCAAGCTCGCTGCAGACCTCCCTGCACTCCGGGACCCCCCAAGCCATACACTCTCAACTCAGTGGCTATAACCCTGACTTCTCCACTTTGACACACTCGGCATTCAGCTCAACCGGTATAAGTCCCACGGCATCGCATCTTCTATCAACTAGCCAACACCTGTTAACACAAGAGGGATTCAAAACAGTCATTCCAACATACACGGACGCCTCTGCCGCGAACGCTATGATTTCAGGTTCCAGTTCTGGTTCCTCAAGGTCATCCAGGAGGTACTCCGGCAGAGCCACGTGCGACTGTCCGAACTGTCAGGAGGCTGAGCGGCTGGGGCCTGCAGGGGCCAGCCTACGGAGGAAAGGACTTCACAGCTGTCACATTCCAGGCTGCGGTAAGGTGTATGGCAAAACCTCTCACCTTAAAGCCCATTTGKGATGGCATACTGGCGAGCGGCCKTTTGTCTGCAATTGGCTTTTTTGTGGCAAAAGYTTTACAAGATCAGATGAACTTCAGAGACACCTCCGTACCCACACCGGTGAGAAAAGGTTTGCTTGCCCAGTATGCAACAAGCGCTTTATGAGGAGCGACCATTTGAGCAAGCACATTAAAACCCACACTGCCGGTGGTGAAGGCAAAAAGGGAAGCGACAGTGACACCGACACCAGTAACCTGGAGACCCCCAGGTCCGAGTCCCCAGAACTAATTTTAGACGGGGTAAACCCCAGAATCAAGGATCCATCTCCTCATGACGAGCACTGA